The Paraburkholderia dioscoreae DNA window GTGAAAGGTCCGTCATCGCGCTACTCCAGCCAGCCGCGCAACTGCGCGTCGGCAACGAACGCCCGCACGTCGGGACCGAGCCCGGTCGTGCTGAACGCCTGCTCCAGGTCGGCGATCAGGGTGTTCATATCGCGCGTGCCGTCGCAACGTTTGAGAATTTCCGCCGCGCTCTGGTTGAGCTTCACCATCCCTTCCGGGTAGAGCAGGACGTGAGCGTTCTGAGCGGGCTCCCATTGCAGACGAAACAGCTTGCTGATCGTCGGACGATCGGCGGTTTGCGTGGCGCCGCCGGCGCGTGGCAGATCGTTCATTGCGGAAAGGCCTTTTCGATCGAATCCAGCATGGTCCACAGAATGTCGAGCTTGAATTGCAGGATCTCCAGCGCGCGTTCCTGCTGTTCGCGCCGCGTGAAATGATCGAGCGTGACGGCGAGCCCGTGCTCCACGTCGCGTTGCGCAAGCGAAATGCGCGAGCGGAAATACGCGAGACCCGAAGACTCGATCCACGGATAGTGCTCCGGCCAGGTCGCGAGCCGGTCGCGATGAACCTGCGGCGCGAACATTTCCGTGAGCGACGAGCAGACCGATTCCTGCCACGGCGCGCGGCGCGCGAAATTCACATAGGCGTCGACGGCGAAACGCACGCCGGGCGCCACCTGTTTCAGCGACCATAGGTCGTCACGCGACAAGCCGACCGCGTCGCCGAGCCGTGCCCATGTTTCGATGCCGCCTTCCTCGTCGCCGTAACCGTCGTGGTCGAGAATGCGCAGCACCCAGCGGCGGCGCGTTTCGCGATCAGGGCAATTCGACAGCACGGCCGCATCCTTCAACGGAATATTGATCTGATAATAGAAGCGATTGGCGACCCAGCCGCGAATCTGCTCGCGGGAGCAACCGCCGCTATTCATCTTCACATTGAACGGATGATGGATGTGATACGCGGCGCCTTTCGCGCGCAACTGTGCTTCGAATTCTTCGCGGGTCCAGGCCGGGCGCCCGTCGCGTCCGTTCGTTTCCGCGTCCTGCTGCGGTGCCGTGCCCAAGGTATCTTTCGCGTTCATGCTGTCTCCGTTTTGCACTTCGTGACTACGCTTGCAGACTTGCGCTTCATCTCCCGCTTCAGTCTGATTTCATCGCTTCATGTCAGATCTCGAACGTCATTCCGTCATACGCCACTTCAATGCCGTGTTCGGTCAGGATGCGGCGCTCGGGGCCATCCTCGACGAGAATCGGATTGGTGTTGTTGATGTGAATGAGCACCTTGCGGGCATTGTGCGCGCCGAGCGAGTCCAGCACCTCGATCATGCCGCCGGGGCCGGACTGCTGCAGATGGCCCATGTCGGCCGCGGTCTTCTTCGAGAGACCCAGGCGGATCATTTCATCGGCGGTCCACAGCGTGCCGTCGACGAGCAGCAGATCGGCCTCGCGCATCGCCGCGAGCACATGCGCTTCGATTGCGCCGAGTCCGGGCGCGTAGAACACGCGCTTGCCGGTCTGCCGGTTCGTGATGACAAGTCCGATGTTGTCGCCGCGCTGGGGTGCGTTGCGATGCGGCGAATAGGGCGGCGCCTTGCTCGATAGCGGCAGCGCGTCGATCTGCACGCCGTTGAGCGCATCTACGGTCAGCGGCACGCCGTCGAGCGCGATACGCCGATGCTCGACGCCGCAATAGTGCGAGAGGATCGGCGCAACCGGAAAACCGCTGCACAAGTCTTGCCATACCGCATCGGTCGCATAGAGCGGCAGCGGCGTGTCGCGTTCGCGCAGCATCAGTAGGCCGGTCACGTGATCGATCTGCGCGTCGATAACCAGCACCGCGGCAATGCCGCTGTCGCGCGCGCGGCGAGCCGGCTGCAATTCCGGGTTGGCGGCGATCTGCGCGAGCAGATCGGGCGACGCGTTGACGAGCAGCCAGTCCTCGCCGTTCGCGCTCACCGCGATCGACGATTGCGTGCGGCGTGTTGCCTTTATCGTGCCGTGCCGCACGCCGTCGCAATTGCGGCAATTGCAGTTCCATTGCGGGAAACCGCCGCCCGCCGACGAGCCGAGTACCTTGATCTTCATGCCGCGCGGCGCAGAACGCGCCCCTCGTCGTGAGTGGTTGGGAGGAACATCATCGCGAGTGCTGCGGCAACGCGTTCGTGCAGCTTCGGGTCGCTCGCCAGGTGGCCGGCGCGCACGTATTCGACGCGTGCCGCGGGAACGGCACGCACGAGGCGTCGCAGATTGTCCGGCGGGCACACCGGATCACGCGAGCCATGCACGGCGACGAGCCGCACGCCTGCCGCGGCGGCGCCGCGCGCCAGCGAGAGCAGACGGGTGTCGCCGAGCCAGCAGCGATGCATGAGGTAGTGAGCCTGAATCCGGTACTTGCCGATCAGCTTGCGCGTGTCTTGACGCGAACTTCTTGCGGGCGAGCGTGAGCGGCGTGAGGTGGCACTGGCGAGCACGGCATTTTCATAGCCGCGCCATGCGAGCGCGAGTGCATGCTGTTGCGCCTGGTTCGCGTTTCCGCCGCGTTGCAACCGGGCATGGCAGCATGCCAGCAACGAAGCGGGCCGGTCGCACTGCGCGGCCGCACACAACTGCGCCCATGCGCGCGGCGCGCGTTTGCGCGCCGTGACGAACAACCCGCGAACCTCGCGCGAGGAAGTGAGAAACAGGCCACGCATCACCACGCCCGTCACAGACTGCGGATGCCGGCCGGCATAGGCGAGCGCGAGCGCGGCGCCCCATGAGCCGCCGAGCACGCCCCAGCGTTCGACGCCGAGCCGGACACGGATCGCTTCGATATCTTCGATCAGCCGGTCGGTGCGGTTATGGCGCACGCTGCCGTGCGGCGTCGAGGCGCCGGTGCCGCGCTGGTCGATCAGCACGACCCTGAAGCGCGTCAGATCGAAGAGCCGCAGTGCGCCAGGCTGACTGCCGCTGCCCGGACCGCCGTGCAGCACGACCACCGGCACGCCGTCAGCCGCACCGGCTACGGTGAACGACACGCGATGCCCATCGCGCGTACGCAGCGCGTCGACCGTCAGCGGCGCTTGTGGTGAAGCGTGCCGTGCCCCTGGCGTTGACCCGGAACTTGAGGCGCGCCGCATCATGGCAGCATCCTCGCCAGCAGATTGTCGCGGTCGATCAACTGATGCTTGAGCGCGCCCGCCACGTGCAGCACGATCAATACGATCAGCGCATAGCCGATCGCCTGATGAAGGCCGAAGAAGAGTTCGCGCAAACCTGCGTCGTCCCAGCCCCACTTCGGCAGCGGGAGACCCCAGAAGCGCGTCCCGTAGCGGTTGAACGACGAACCCAGATAGCCGCACACCGGCATCGCGACCATTGCCACGTATAAAAGGCCC harbors:
- the pqqD gene encoding pyrroloquinoline quinone biosynthesis peptide chaperone PqqD, whose product is MNDLPRAGGATQTADRPTISKLFRLQWEPAQNAHVLLYPEGMVKLNQSAAEILKRCDGTRDMNTLIADLEQAFSTTGLGPDVRAFVADAQLRGWLE
- the pqqC gene encoding pyrroloquinoline-quinone synthase PqqC, encoding MNAKDTLGTAPQQDAETNGRDGRPAWTREEFEAQLRAKGAAYHIHHPFNVKMNSGGCSREQIRGWVANRFYYQINIPLKDAAVLSNCPDRETRRRWVLRILDHDGYGDEEGGIETWARLGDAVGLSRDDLWSLKQVAPGVRFAVDAYVNFARRAPWQESVCSSLTEMFAPQVHRDRLATWPEHYPWIESSGLAYFRSRISLAQRDVEHGLAVTLDHFTRREQQERALEILQFKLDILWTMLDSIEKAFPQ
- the pqqB gene encoding pyrroloquinoline quinone biosynthesis protein PqqB — encoded protein: MKIKVLGSSAGGGFPQWNCNCRNCDGVRHGTIKATRRTQSSIAVSANGEDWLLVNASPDLLAQIAANPELQPARRARDSGIAAVLVIDAQIDHVTGLLMLRERDTPLPLYATDAVWQDLCSGFPVAPILSHYCGVEHRRIALDGVPLTVDALNGVQIDALPLSSKAPPYSPHRNAPQRGDNIGLVITNRQTGKRVFYAPGLGAIEAHVLAAMREADLLLVDGTLWTADEMIRLGLSKKTAADMGHLQQSGPGGMIEVLDSLGAHNARKVLIHINNTNPILVEDGPERRILTEHGIEVAYDGMTFEI
- a CDS encoding alpha/beta fold hydrolase, with product MMRRASSSGSTPGARHASPQAPLTVDALRTRDGHRVSFTVAGAADGVPVVVLHGGPGSGSQPGALRLFDLTRFRVVLIDQRGTGASTPHGSVRHNRTDRLIEDIEAIRVRLGVERWGVLGGSWGAALALAYAGRHPQSVTGVVMRGLFLTSSREVRGLFVTARKRAPRAWAQLCAAAQCDRPASLLACCHARLQRGGNANQAQQHALALAWRGYENAVLASATSRRSRSPARSSRQDTRKLIGKYRIQAHYLMHRCWLGDTRLLSLARGAAAAGVRLVAVHGSRDPVCPPDNLRRLVRAVPAARVEYVRAGHLASDPKLHERVAAALAMMFLPTTHDEGRVLRRAA